The following proteins are encoded in a genomic region of Thiomicrospira sp. R3:
- the murB gene encoding UDP-N-acetylmuramate dehydrogenase, with the protein MHIQANYLITHLNTFNIVTKTRYYAEVNRQSDITVLRSDLKLASLPWTIIGDGSNILFTHDLEGLVIRCSYDKIRLVKEDQDGVWLSVGAGINWHKLVEYTVNKGWWGLENLAYIPGTVGGAPVQNIGAYGAEARDSITRIQALNLYDGTRTEYRNADCQFGYRSSIFKHEQKNRMLVHRITFRLRKLHAGQANLVYEPLKIALQEQDKSTITPRDVFDAIVAIRQAKLPDPKVQGNAGSFFQNPIISADYFEQISQKIDEPIPNHKMLDGQYKIPAAWLIENAGANHFTAGRAAVSKKHALVLVNLGGAVGDDVVELSKKIQDEVMHKFGIHLEPEVNIL; encoded by the coding sequence ATGCACATTCAAGCCAACTACCTAATTACTCACCTAAACACCTTTAATATTGTCACAAAGACACGATACTACGCTGAAGTGAATCGCCAAAGTGACATTACGGTTTTACGATCGGACCTTAAGTTAGCCTCTTTACCTTGGACAATTATCGGTGACGGCAGCAATATATTATTCACTCATGACCTTGAGGGATTGGTTATTCGCTGCAGTTACGATAAAATTCGATTAGTTAAAGAGGACCAAGATGGTGTATGGTTATCTGTAGGCGCCGGGATAAATTGGCATAAGCTAGTTGAATATACTGTCAACAAAGGCTGGTGGGGCTTAGAAAATTTGGCTTATATACCAGGTACAGTTGGTGGCGCGCCAGTTCAAAACATTGGTGCCTATGGAGCGGAAGCGCGCGATAGCATTACACGCATTCAAGCATTAAATTTATATGATGGCACCCGAACAGAATACCGTAACGCTGATTGTCAATTTGGTTACCGTAGCAGCATCTTCAAACACGAACAAAAAAACCGTATGCTAGTGCATCGCATAACATTTAGACTTCGTAAACTTCATGCTGGTCAAGCTAACCTAGTATACGAACCACTGAAAATTGCGCTTCAAGAACAGGACAAATCCACTATCACACCACGTGATGTATTCGACGCCATTGTTGCAATCAGACAAGCAAAATTACCCGATCCTAAAGTTCAAGGTAATGCAGGAAGTTTTTTTCAAAACCCCATCATATCCGCTGATTATTTCGAACAAATCAGCCAAAAAATTGATGAGCCCATTCCCAATCATAAAATGCTAGATGGCCAATACAAAATCCCCGCTGCCTGGCTGATCGAAAACGCCGGTGCAAACCATTTTACCGCTGGACGCGCAGCTGTATCTAAGAAACACGCATTAGTGTTAGTGAATTTAGGCGGTGCGGTGGGTGATGACGTAGTTGAACTATCTAAAAAGATTCAAGATGAAGTCATGCACAAATTCGGCATTCACCTTGAACCTGAAGTGAATATTTTATAA
- a CDS encoding sodium-dependent transporter: MELLKLSKQSWSSQTVFIMAAVGSAVGLGNIWKFPYIAGDNGGGAFVLVYLACIVIIGLPILLSEIALGRAGQANPVQAMANLAHESKTSKLWAGLGLNGVLAGLLILSFYTVIAGLALAYFFNSLQGLFIEMSAEAAQGLFDATVSNPWALLFWHSMMVLLTILIVSRGVRGGLEKAINFMMPGLFLILLVLLGYATTTGAFGQSWTFMFSADFSKLSWQAVMVAMGHAFFTLSIGLGTMMAYGAYVGKEMSIAKASVFIVIMDTLIAILAGLVVFSIVFANDLAPGAGPGLLFQTLPIAFGQMGAGWLFGTLFFLLVVMAALTSAISLIEPAISWFEQNWGYTRAKSAWILGGLVWFVGLGTVLSFNYWETLYIVGERNFFSLLDFITSSIMLPLGGLFIGIFVAWAMRPETRLAQIELKGRLLALFNFSLRYVTPFAVIFVFASNLSSEWRTIGVIMAVSVGVYGVYIYKVLKRAGRLG, encoded by the coding sequence ATGGAACTTTTAAAACTTTCAAAACAATCCTGGTCGTCTCAAACCGTTTTTATTATGGCGGCGGTTGGATCTGCGGTTGGGCTGGGTAATATTTGGAAGTTTCCCTATATTGCGGGCGACAATGGAGGCGGTGCTTTTGTGTTGGTTTATTTGGCTTGTATTGTGATTATTGGTTTACCCATTTTGTTATCTGAAATAGCACTGGGTCGAGCAGGTCAAGCCAATCCGGTGCAAGCCATGGCCAATTTGGCGCATGAAAGTAAGACATCTAAACTTTGGGCAGGGCTGGGTCTTAATGGTGTTTTGGCGGGTTTATTGATTTTATCTTTTTACACGGTGATTGCTGGCCTAGCGTTAGCTTACTTTTTTAATAGTCTGCAAGGCCTGTTTATTGAAATGAGTGCCGAGGCGGCACAAGGTTTGTTTGATGCTACGGTGTCAAACCCTTGGGCCTTGTTGTTTTGGCATAGCATGATGGTGTTGTTAACGATTTTAATTGTTTCACGCGGTGTCCGTGGTGGTTTAGAAAAAGCGATTAACTTTATGATGCCCGGTTTGTTTTTAATCCTATTGGTGTTGCTTGGTTATGCGACCACTACCGGGGCGTTTGGGCAAAGTTGGACCTTTATGTTCAGCGCTGATTTTTCTAAGTTGAGTTGGCAGGCCGTTATGGTCGCGATGGGGCATGCGTTTTTTACCTTGAGTATTGGTTTAGGGACGATGATGGCTTATGGAGCCTATGTTGGTAAAGAGATGTCCATTGCGAAAGCGAGTGTTTTTATTGTTATTATGGATACTTTGATTGCGATATTAGCAGGCCTGGTTGTGTTTTCTATTGTGTTTGCCAACGATTTAGCACCGGGTGCGGGGCCGGGTTTATTATTCCAAACATTGCCGATTGCATTTGGTCAAATGGGCGCGGGCTGGTTATTTGGTACGCTGTTTTTTTTGTTAGTCGTCATGGCGGCACTGACGTCGGCTATATCGTTAATTGAGCCGGCGATCAGTTGGTTTGAACAAAATTGGGGTTATACACGTGCAAAATCGGCATGGATACTGGGTGGTTTAGTCTGGTTTGTTGGCTTAGGTACGGTGTTGTCGTTTAATTATTGGGAAACGCTTTATATTGTGGGTGAGCGAAACTTTTTCTCTTTATTGGACTTTATTACCTCGAGTATTATGTTGCCATTAGGTGGCTTGTTTATTGGTATTTTTGTCGCTTGGGCGATGCGCCCAGAAACACGTTTGGCGCAAATTGAGTTAAAAGGTCGTCTATTAGCCCTGTTTAATTTTAGCCTTCGTTACGTTACGCCGTTTGCGGTGATTTTTGTTTTTGCATCTAATTTATCATCAGAGTGGCGCACTATTGGGGTGATTATGGCGGTAAGTGTAGGGGTTTATGGGGTATATATTTATAAAGTGCTTAAGCGAGCGGGTAGGTTGGGTTAG
- a CDS encoding cyclic nucleotide-binding domain-containing protein, with the protein MSDQDIKTITQSVLGADLNEVECLAVLGISSHRSLKKDEILFREGASDDQLYVLVSGKIDVIKHYGQKDETVMATLKPGALAGELSFIDGEPHSMTLKSRADSEAIILHRADFEKLIETQPTAVYHVMRAILRSSHKLQRELNTRFMEMNRFVTNQYM; encoded by the coding sequence ATGAGTGATCAAGATATAAAAACCATTACTCAATCGGTACTGGGTGCCGACTTAAATGAAGTAGAATGCCTGGCTGTATTAGGTATATCTAGCCATCGTTCATTAAAAAAAGATGAAATTCTTTTCCGAGAAGGCGCATCAGATGATCAACTCTATGTTTTGGTTTCCGGAAAAATAGACGTAATCAAACACTATGGTCAAAAAGATGAAACGGTCATGGCCACATTAAAGCCTGGCGCACTAGCTGGCGAATTGAGTTTTATTGATGGTGAACCTCACTCAATGACCCTCAAATCGCGCGCTGATAGCGAAGCGATCATTTTACATCGTGCTGATTTTGAAAAGCTTATCGAAACGCAGCCTACAGCGGTTTATCACGTCATGCGTGCCATTTTACGCTCTTCACACAAACTCCAGCGTGAACTCAATACACGCTTTATGGAAATGAACCGTTTCGTGACGAACCAATACATGTAA
- the dapE gene encoding succinyl-diaminopimelate desuccinylase, whose protein sequence is MNPNTTPTLRLARQLLQIDSVTPDDKGCQTIIADFLSDLGFKNESMPFGEVTNLWARKGQSKPLVVFAGHTDVVPTGPVEKWQYPPFSAEIEGDMLCARGAADMKSAIACFMIATERFVNDHPDHPGSIGFLITSDEEGPALNGTVKVIETLEARQEKIDYCLVGEPSSDIKLGDSIKNGRRGSLNGCLTIKGVQGHIAYPQLADNPVHKALPALAALTGIGWDQGNDYFPPTGLQISNVQSGTGATNVIPGDILVMFNFRFSTEHTPETLKQGVIDCLAPFNLNYELEWNLSGLPFVTPAEGLLIQATGDAIEQVLGYRPELSTAGGTSDGRFIAPTGAQVIEFGPLNDTIHKINERVSVSDLNQLTDIYYQILVNLLIKVT, encoded by the coding sequence ATGAATCCGAACACAACACCAACTCTTAGGCTGGCACGTCAATTATTACAAATTGACTCAGTGACACCAGACGACAAGGGTTGCCAAACGATCATCGCTGATTTTTTGTCTGACCTAGGTTTTAAAAATGAATCTATGCCCTTTGGTGAAGTGACCAACCTTTGGGCGCGAAAAGGCCAGTCCAAACCGCTGGTCGTTTTTGCCGGGCATACCGATGTTGTCCCAACCGGTCCGGTTGAAAAATGGCAATATCCACCCTTTAGCGCTGAAATTGAGGGCGACATGCTCTGCGCACGGGGTGCTGCGGACATGAAAAGTGCGATTGCGTGCTTTATGATTGCAACCGAACGTTTTGTAAACGACCATCCTGATCACCCAGGTTCGATTGGCTTTTTGATCACCAGCGATGAAGAAGGCCCTGCGCTAAATGGCACGGTTAAAGTGATTGAAACCCTTGAGGCACGCCAAGAAAAAATTGACTATTGCTTAGTGGGCGAACCCTCCAGCGATATAAAGCTTGGGGACTCAATCAAAAACGGACGCCGTGGTTCTCTAAATGGATGTTTAACGATTAAAGGCGTACAAGGACATATTGCTTACCCTCAACTTGCTGATAATCCTGTGCATAAAGCCCTGCCCGCGTTAGCCGCCTTAACCGGTATAGGGTGGGATCAAGGCAATGATTACTTCCCGCCAACGGGTTTACAAATATCCAATGTTCAGTCAGGTACAGGCGCAACCAATGTCATTCCTGGCGATATTTTAGTAATGTTTAACTTCCGCTTTTCAACCGAGCACACCCCTGAAACACTCAAGCAAGGTGTTATTGATTGCCTGGCGCCGTTTAACTTAAACTACGAGTTAGAGTGGAACCTATCTGGCCTACCGTTTGTAACCCCTGCCGAGGGTTTACTTATTCAGGCGACCGGTGACGCCATTGAACAAGTTTTAGGCTATCGTCCCGAACTCTCTACCGCTGGCGGCACATCGGACGGTCGATTTATCGCCCCCACCGGTGCACAAGTCATCGAATTTGGGCCCTTAAACGATACGATCCATAAAATTAACGAACGTGTTAGTGTGTCAGACTTAAACCAACTCACTGATATTTACTATCAAATACTCGTTAACTTATTAATCAAGGTGACTTAA
- a CDS encoding Spx/MgsR family RNA polymerase-binding regulatory protein has protein sequence MILYGIANCDSVRKAKKTLELQGHEYQFHDFRKQGLTPDIIQAWLKQVDYSLLINTRSTSWKTLTDEQKHRVENQDLTLVCQLPTLIKRPVLQTDHRILIGFNLAEYQSL, from the coding sequence ATGATTCTTTATGGGATTGCCAATTGTGACAGCGTTCGCAAAGCTAAAAAAACCTTAGAATTACAAGGTCATGAATACCAGTTTCATGATTTTCGCAAGCAGGGTTTAACCCCTGATATCATCCAGGCCTGGTTGAAACAGGTCGATTATAGCCTATTAATCAACACGCGTAGCACGAGTTGGAAAACCTTAACCGATGAACAAAAACACAGGGTTGAGAACCAGGATTTAACCCTCGTTTGCCAACTACCTACCCTGATTAAGCGCCCCGTTTTGCAAACGGATCATCGCATTCTCATTGGGTTCAACCTAGCCGAGTATCAAAGTTTATGA
- the dapD gene encoding 2,3,4,5-tetrahydropyridine-2,6-dicarboxylate N-succinyltransferase has translation MPADFQQIIEAAFERRAEITPKNVDAETKRAIQETLHLLDTGTMRVAERQGVGKWIVNEWLKKAVLLSFRTEDNVLMNSSETRYFDKVPSKFADYSQADFEAAGVRVVPPAMARRGAYIAPSTVLMPSYVNIGAYVDSGTMVDTWVTVGSCAQIGKNVHLSGGVGIGGVLEPLQAAPTIIEDNCFIGARSEVVEGVIVEEGSVISMGVYIGQSTRIYDRETGEIHYGRVPAGSVVVSGNLPSKDGKYSLYCAVIVKKVDAKTLGKVGINELLRDI, from the coding sequence ATGCCTGCAGATTTTCAACAAATTATCGAAGCGGCGTTTGAACGTCGTGCTGAAATCACCCCTAAAAACGTTGATGCTGAAACGAAACGTGCCATTCAAGAAACTTTGCATTTATTAGACACCGGCACAATGCGTGTTGCCGAGCGTCAAGGGGTCGGCAAATGGATCGTGAATGAGTGGTTAAAAAAGGCCGTGTTATTATCCTTCCGCACCGAAGACAATGTATTGATGAATTCATCTGAAACGCGTTACTTTGACAAGGTACCGTCTAAATTTGCCGATTACTCACAAGCGGATTTTGAAGCAGCGGGGGTTCGTGTGGTTCCACCTGCTATGGCTCGTCGTGGTGCTTATATTGCCCCAAGTACGGTGCTAATGCCATCCTATGTCAATATCGGTGCCTATGTAGATTCTGGCACCATGGTTGACACCTGGGTAACGGTTGGCTCTTGCGCTCAAATTGGTAAAAACGTGCATTTATCGGGCGGTGTTGGCATCGGCGGCGTATTAGAGCCATTACAAGCCGCGCCAACCATTATCGAAGACAATTGCTTTATCGGTGCGCGCTCTGAAGTGGTTGAAGGCGTGATTGTTGAAGAAGGCTCGGTAATCTCAATGGGCGTCTATATTGGTCAATCAACCCGCATTTATGATCGTGAAACCGGCGAAATCCATTATGGTCGCGTGCCGGCTGGTTCGGTCGTTGTTTCAGGTAACTTACCTTCTAAAGATGGCAAGTACAGCTTATACTGCGCAGTAATTGTGAAAAAAGTAGATGCTAAAACACTTGGCAAAGTCGGCATCAACGAACTTTTACGCGATATTTAA
- a CDS encoding VOC family protein: MSGVLGLDHVSIIVSDAQQACKFYQQVLGLEVLKRPNLGFPGYWLGLGDNQTLHLMQLPNPYQGITRPAHGGRDRHFALRVSQLETFIAKLDRMQLGYTLSQSGRKALFFSDLDNNVIELCEV; the protein is encoded by the coding sequence ATGTCTGGTGTTTTGGGTTTAGATCACGTGAGTATAATAGTTTCAGATGCGCAGCAAGCCTGTAAGTTTTATCAGCAAGTATTGGGCTTGGAAGTGCTTAAAAGGCCTAATTTGGGTTTTCCGGGTTACTGGCTAGGTTTGGGGGATAATCAAACCTTGCATTTAATGCAGTTGCCCAATCCTTATCAAGGCATAACCAGGCCTGCTCATGGAGGCCGTGATCGACACTTTGCGCTGAGGGTTAGTCAACTTGAAACGTTTATAGCGAAACTCGATAGGATGCAGCTTGGTTATACGCTAAGTCAATCAGGTAGAAAAGCGTTGTTTTTTAGTGACTTAGATAACAATGTTATCGAGCTTTGTGAGGTTTAA
- the glnD gene encoding [protein-PII] uridylyltransferase has protein sequence MPSQTDFPNFLSALKHQPEMVVKTGRDMLKRFNQHQFNQYDQGTPVSELVKERAVFVDQILKKTWQHNFDGANFTLLAVGGYGRNELHPYSDIDILILCKTSLTDNTQVSQFITLLWDIGFEVGHAIRTLDECTQAAQDDITTATNLLEARWLTGNYSLFEQLQSLWKQPDFWPTHRFFHGKMAEQQARHKRFHDTVYQLEPNIKESPGGLRDIQTLFWVAKRHFNATSINQLVQKRFITPEEFRELDAAYKFLSRVRFLLHRLKKRREDRLSFDNQQDVAENFGYQDSPEKLAVEQFMNSYYRNLRSVVKLNEILLQHFNEELCDLKTPTITNINQRFQLIDQYLDIRSEKVFQYFPSALLEIFIILENDPSIAGIRARTIRLLRENLHLIDEDFRRDPINKALFIEILRQPRGINASLKRMHSYGLLDAYIPAFHKITGLMQFNIFHAYTVDEHTLLVIRNLRRFFIKEYAFEFPTAHQITKNICKPEILFLAALFHDIAKGRNGAHEILGAQDALQFCQQHNLNESDTKLVTWLVRYHLELSSVAQRKDLSDPAVIQAFSNFVGTQDRLNYLYLLTVADICSTSDDVWNDWKNGLLLDLYNQTSHALDKALEIPKTKTKKALLHQEKARELLAKNGLTVSDYQAFWNALKKSAFFTRQTPIEICRLTLTLYQRHQQDVSIHITAKTQRGASELMIYMQNRDFLFSQITQTLDNLDLNVVEAKVYSTTENMTLVLVYFLDRDQTAIEDPAIIQLITNKLKKNLNEPNGVPVSTNLRRSRQVKHFNTPTDIEFREINKHLTEITITTKDISGLLSRIGQAFRECEIRMHDAKINTVGEKAEDTFIISSIDNKALEEHENQRLKQTLIRAITH, from the coding sequence ATGCCAAGTCAAACTGATTTCCCCAACTTCTTAAGTGCACTAAAACACCAACCGGAGATGGTCGTGAAAACCGGTCGTGACATGCTTAAACGGTTTAACCAGCATCAGTTTAACCAGTATGATCAAGGCACACCTGTCTCTGAACTAGTCAAAGAGCGAGCTGTATTTGTTGACCAAATTCTCAAAAAAACTTGGCAACACAATTTTGATGGCGCAAATTTCACCCTTCTCGCGGTAGGGGGTTATGGTCGCAATGAACTCCACCCCTACTCCGACATTGACATACTGATTCTATGTAAAACCTCTCTAACAGACAACACACAGGTAAGTCAGTTTATAACATTACTTTGGGACATAGGCTTTGAGGTCGGCCACGCCATTCGCACCCTAGACGAGTGCACTCAAGCAGCGCAAGACGATATCACCACCGCGACTAACTTACTTGAGGCACGCTGGCTAACTGGCAACTATAGCCTATTTGAACAACTACAATCCCTTTGGAAACAGCCCGATTTTTGGCCAACCCATCGTTTTTTTCATGGCAAAATGGCCGAACAACAAGCACGACATAAACGTTTTCATGACACGGTTTACCAACTTGAACCCAATATCAAAGAGAGTCCAGGGGGGCTTCGCGATATCCAAACGCTTTTTTGGGTTGCCAAACGCCATTTTAATGCAACGTCCATTAACCAGCTCGTGCAAAAACGATTTATTACGCCTGAAGAATTTCGCGAACTCGATGCCGCTTATAAGTTTCTAAGTCGGGTTAGATTTCTATTGCACCGTTTAAAAAAACGGCGTGAAGACAGACTCTCATTTGACAACCAACAAGACGTTGCAGAAAATTTTGGCTACCAAGACTCGCCTGAAAAACTAGCTGTGGAACAATTTATGAACAGCTATTACCGAAACTTGCGCTCTGTTGTAAAACTAAATGAAATACTCCTTCAACACTTCAACGAAGAGCTTTGTGACCTAAAAACCCCAACAATTACCAATATTAACCAGCGTTTTCAACTCATCGACCAATACCTTGACATCCGCTCAGAGAAAGTTTTTCAATACTTCCCCAGTGCACTTTTAGAAATTTTTATTATTTTAGAAAATGATCCAAGTATCGCAGGCATTCGTGCACGTACTATCCGCCTACTCCGGGAAAACCTCCACCTTATTGATGAGGATTTTCGACGCGACCCAATCAACAAGGCCCTATTTATAGAAATACTTCGCCAACCAAGAGGCATTAATGCCTCGCTAAAACGCATGCACAGCTACGGTTTGTTGGATGCCTACATTCCAGCTTTCCATAAAATTACTGGACTCATGCAATTCAATATTTTCCATGCTTATACCGTTGACGAACACACGCTTCTGGTTATCCGTAATCTAAGACGTTTTTTTATCAAAGAATATGCCTTCGAATTCCCAACTGCACACCAAATCACTAAAAATATTTGCAAACCTGAAATACTTTTTTTAGCCGCTTTATTTCATGACATCGCTAAAGGTCGAAATGGTGCGCATGAGATACTCGGTGCACAAGACGCCCTCCAATTTTGCCAACAACATAATTTAAATGAGTCTGACACCAAACTCGTTACCTGGCTTGTTCGCTATCACCTAGAGCTTTCAAGTGTCGCTCAACGTAAAGACTTAAGTGATCCCGCTGTAATCCAAGCTTTTTCAAACTTTGTCGGCACACAAGATCGCCTCAACTATCTCTACTTGCTAACCGTTGCTGACATATGCTCAACCTCTGACGATGTTTGGAATGACTGGAAAAATGGACTGCTTCTTGACCTTTACAACCAAACATCACACGCATTGGACAAAGCACTTGAAATACCCAAAACAAAAACCAAAAAAGCTTTATTACACCAAGAAAAAGCCCGTGAGCTCTTAGCTAAAAATGGCTTGACTGTAAGCGACTACCAAGCGTTTTGGAATGCACTAAAAAAGTCGGCCTTTTTTACCCGCCAAACACCTATAGAAATTTGCCGCTTAACACTAACACTTTATCAACGCCACCAACAAGACGTCAGCATTCACATCACCGCTAAAACTCAACGCGGTGCATCTGAACTCATGATCTACATGCAAAATCGCGACTTTTTGTTTAGCCAAATAACCCAAACCCTTGACAATTTAGATTTGAATGTTGTTGAAGCTAAAGTTTACTCAACCACAGAAAATATGACACTTGTACTGGTTTATTTCCTTGATCGCGACCAGACTGCGATTGAAGATCCAGCCATTATTCAACTCATAACTAATAAATTGAAAAAAAACCTGAATGAACCCAATGGTGTTCCCGTCTCGACTAATCTTCGACGCTCTCGACAAGTTAAACACTTTAACACCCCTACCGATATTGAATTTCGTGAAATCAATAAACATCTAACAGAAATCACCATAACCACTAAAGATATATCCGGTCTACTATCGCGCATTGGCCAGGCCTTTCGTGAGTGCGAAATTCGCATGCATGATGCCAAAATCAACACCGTTGGAGAAAAGGCTGAAGATACATTTATCATCAGCAGTATTGACAATAAAGCACTCGAAGAGCATGAAAACCAACGTTTAAAACAAACACTAATAAGGGCTATTACTCACTAA
- the map gene encoding type I methionyl aminopeptidase — translation MTIILKSTTQIEKMRIAGQLASQVLDMLTPHIKPGVSTDELNQRAHIYMTEVQGSVPATLNYRGFPKSICTSINQVVCHGIPSDKKLKKGDIINIDVTVIKDGYHGDTSRMFEVGKVKPFASRLCKVAYECLWKGIAEVKPQASLFDVALAIENHAHANHCSVVHEYCGHGIGQDFHEEPQVLHYASDDLKEIILKPGMTFTIEPMINLGKSDVKLLGDNWTVVTKDRSLSAQWEHTLAVTKTGYEIFTLRPGETPLF, via the coding sequence ATGACTATTATTTTAAAATCGACTACCCAAATTGAAAAAATGCGCATTGCAGGCCAACTTGCCTCGCAGGTTTTAGATATGCTGACACCCCATATTAAACCAGGGGTTAGCACAGATGAATTAAATCAGCGCGCCCACATCTACATGACCGAAGTTCAAGGTAGTGTTCCAGCAACCTTAAACTACCGTGGATTTCCAAAATCTATTTGCACCTCCATTAACCAGGTAGTATGTCACGGTATTCCAAGTGATAAAAAACTGAAAAAAGGTGACATCATTAACATTGATGTCACTGTTATTAAAGACGGTTACCATGGCGATACAAGCAGAATGTTTGAAGTCGGCAAGGTTAAACCCTTTGCTTCCAGACTCTGCAAGGTAGCCTATGAATGCCTATGGAAAGGTATCGCTGAGGTAAAACCTCAGGCCTCACTTTTTGATGTAGCTCTCGCCATCGAAAACCATGCACACGCTAATCACTGCTCGGTTGTTCACGAATACTGCGGGCATGGCATTGGTCAAGACTTTCATGAAGAACCCCAAGTGCTTCACTATGCTTCGGATGACCTTAAAGAAATCATTCTTAAACCCGGCATGACATTCACCATTGAGCCCATGATTAACCTTGGAAAATCAGATGTTAAACTGCTAGGTGACAATTGGACTGTTGTCACCAAAGATCGAAGCTTATCGGCACAATGGGAACATACGTTAGCTGTAACCAAAACAGGTTATGAGATATTCACGCTCCGACCAGGTGAGACCCCTCTTTTTTAA
- the rpsB gene encoding 30S ribosomal protein S2, whose product MAKVTMRQMLEAGCHFGHQTRYWNPKMGQYIFGARNKIHIVNLEKTLPMFNDALNFAGSVVANKGKVLFVGTKRAARDIVAQEAKRCGMPYVNHRWLGGMMTNFKTIKQSIKRLKELEVMAQDGTFEKITKREALTLTRELDKLELSLGGIKDMRAMPNAIFVIDTGNEDIAILEAKKLGIPVIGVVDTNNSPDGVDYIIPGNDDAIRAVKLYLESMADAIIEAKASVTTGVADEFVEAAEETAQTA is encoded by the coding sequence ATGGCAAAAGTTACTATGCGTCAAATGCTTGAGGCAGGTTGTCACTTTGGACACCAAACACGTTATTGGAACCCGAAAATGGGTCAGTATATTTTTGGTGCGCGAAACAAAATTCATATTGTTAACCTAGAGAAAACACTTCCTATGTTTAATGATGCCTTGAACTTTGCAGGTTCTGTTGTTGCAAATAAAGGTAAGGTTTTGTTTGTGGGTACTAAGCGTGCAGCACGTGATATCGTAGCTCAAGAAGCAAAACGTTGTGGTATGCCTTACGTCAACCACCGTTGGTTGGGTGGCATGATGACCAACTTCAAAACGATTAAGCAGTCTATCAAACGTTTGAAAGAACTTGAAGTTATGGCTCAAGATGGTACCTTTGAAAAAATTACCAAGCGTGAAGCGTTAACTTTAACCCGTGAGCTAGATAAACTTGAACTATCTTTGGGTGGTATCAAAGATATGCGCGCAATGCCTAACGCTATTTTTGTTATCGACACCGGTAATGAGGATATTGCAATCCTAGAAGCTAAAAAGCTAGGTATTCCTGTAATTGGTGTGGTTGATACTAATAACTCACCTGATGGCGTTGATTACATTATTCCTGGTAATGATGATGCTATTCGTGCTGTTAAGCTTTATCTTGAATCAATGGCTGATGCGATTATCGAAGCTAAAGCCAGTGTGACAACAGGTGTTGCGGATGAATTTGTTGAAGCAGCAGAAGAAACTGCTCAAACCGCCTAA